A stretch of Nonomuraea africana DNA encodes these proteins:
- a CDS encoding histidine kinase produces the protein MPQNARLITFVVLGGFAGIYVVAGSPLALVVFAAQAAFVVHRRWWLPVVVAVAAYTSVLTMGTSVGILGFAAGSLLLTRLWPLAPAVAVSAALLGPADPTISAVLIALIVYGLTRLTDRVGEVHATRLALAMTAVAEERLRIAAELNEGLGRALAVIADSARAGRPDVDTARRALADARAAAASFRAMSLTPEITTARAMLAAEGITAEVRVGHHEPLGPAGALLAAVLRETVTEVVRRRAATSCLIETAGEEGTVRLRVSHDGARTAEAQAIGDLPARIEEAGGTIVTSMSAEGRLTVEAVLPDTRPAPERDGAYALSLTLLAAVLAGFSLKGLLLTDHVWVSVALLAVICFLQLRSVTGRHMTSLAVMTVLTYAPLPFLGMSWLGVAGFLAGPVLLAFPWKVALPLVGAVLASVAWAGTLLALPAPVTVNYTVSALVTGLVVYGLVRLAQVVKELVESRQVLARSAVVEERLRAARDLHDLLGHNLAAILLTCELARRLDPEAAWARLDEVPAMVERAERDLRAVSGDAPSLSLAAEADSARAVLEAAGISVMLDLGHGELGEPVETVLSTVLRESVTNVLRHSSARHCAITTTRVDGVARLRVRNDGVSSAAGRPGSSGIGNLTTRLAALEGRLATVQRQDWFELTAEAPALTWTRQARPAAGSSAPPDPARF, from the coding sequence ATGCCGCAAAATGCCCGGTTAATCACCTTCGTCGTACTCGGTGGCTTCGCGGGCATCTATGTGGTGGCGGGCTCGCCGCTGGCCCTGGTGGTGTTCGCCGCGCAGGCCGCCTTCGTCGTGCATCGCAGGTGGTGGCTGCCGGTCGTCGTCGCGGTGGCCGCCTACACCTCGGTGCTCACCATGGGCACCTCGGTCGGGATCCTCGGCTTCGCCGCCGGCTCGCTCCTGCTGACCCGGCTGTGGCCGCTGGCGCCCGCGGTCGCGGTCAGCGCCGCGCTGCTCGGCCCCGCCGATCCGACGATCAGCGCGGTACTGATCGCGCTGATCGTCTACGGACTCACCCGGCTGACCGACCGGGTCGGCGAGGTCCACGCCACCAGGCTCGCGCTGGCGATGACCGCGGTCGCCGAGGAGCGGCTGCGCATCGCCGCCGAGCTGAACGAGGGTCTGGGCCGGGCGCTGGCCGTGATCGCCGACAGCGCCAGGGCGGGCCGGCCCGACGTGGACACCGCCAGGCGCGCCCTGGCCGACGCCCGCGCCGCCGCGGCGAGCTTCCGGGCCATGTCGCTGACGCCCGAGATCACCACCGCGAGGGCGATGTTGGCGGCCGAGGGGATCACCGCCGAGGTCAGGGTGGGCCACCACGAGCCGCTGGGGCCCGCGGGCGCGCTGCTGGCCGCCGTGCTGCGCGAGACGGTGACCGAGGTGGTCCGGCGCCGCGCCGCCACCAGCTGCCTGATCGAGACCGCAGGGGAGGAGGGCACGGTACGGCTGCGCGTCTCCCACGACGGCGCCCGCACGGCAGAGGCGCAGGCCATAGGCGACCTGCCGGCCAGGATCGAGGAGGCGGGCGGCACGATCGTCACGTCCATGAGCGCCGAGGGCAGGCTCACGGTCGAGGCCGTGCTCCCCGACACCCGCCCCGCCCCCGAGCGCGACGGCGCCTACGCGCTCTCGCTCACCCTGCTCGCCGCCGTGCTGGCCGGCTTCTCGCTGAAGGGCCTGCTGCTCACCGACCACGTGTGGGTCTCCGTGGCGCTCCTCGCGGTGATCTGCTTCCTCCAGCTCCGCTCGGTCACGGGCCGCCACATGACCTCCCTGGCCGTGATGACGGTGCTCACCTACGCGCCGCTCCCGTTCCTCGGCATGTCGTGGCTGGGCGTGGCCGGGTTCCTGGCGGGGCCGGTCCTGCTCGCCTTTCCGTGGAAGGTGGCGCTGCCGCTGGTGGGAGCGGTGCTGGCGAGCGTCGCCTGGGCTGGAACGCTGCTGGCCCTGCCGGCGCCGGTGACCGTCAACTACACGGTCAGCGCGCTGGTGACCGGCCTGGTCGTCTACGGGCTGGTGCGGCTGGCCCAGGTGGTCAAGGAGCTGGTGGAGTCGCGGCAGGTCCTGGCCCGCTCGGCGGTCGTCGAGGAGCGCCTGCGGGCCGCGCGCGACCTGCACGACCTGCTCGGCCACAACCTCGCGGCGATCCTGCTCACGTGCGAGCTGGCGCGCAGGCTCGATCCCGAGGCGGCGTGGGCGCGGCTCGACGAGGTGCCGGCGATGGTCGAGCGGGCCGAGCGGGACCTGCGGGCGGTCTCCGGCGACGCCCCCTCCCTGTCGCTGGCCGCGGAGGCCGACTCGGCCCGCGCGGTGCTGGAGGCGGCCGGCATCTCCGTCATGCTCGACCTCGGTCACGGGGAGCTCGGCGAGCCGGTCGAGACCGTGCTGAGCACGGTGCTCAGGGAGTCCGTCACCAACGTGCTGCGCCACAGCTCGGCGCGCCACTGCGCGATCACGACCACCCGGGTGGACGGCGTGGCGCGGCTGCGCGTCCGCAACGACGGCGTGAGCTCGGCCGCGGGACGGCCGGGCTCGTCGGGCATCGGCAACCTGACCACCCGCCTGGCCGCGCTGGAGGGCAGGCTGGCGACCGTCCAGCGGCAGGACTGGTTCGAGCTGACCGCCGAGGCTCCGGCCCTGACC
- a CDS encoding universal stress protein, translating to MIGEHVVVGYTHDSGGRDALALGAAITGVTGGELTVAAIHPKGSPGLAVEAQANLAHAADQLNEVPAEYIAFENRGTGRGLSVLASRIRADLIVIGSPPGGPRGRIAIGSAADHLLHLSPEAVMITPSGYPPLGAPTRLTLAYVHRPQADEAVERVAQAALRLGVPMRLITLDLRTEDSGKLRDDLALAVRLAWESTGIEAEAETAEGYDVTSALASVEWPPGELLVCAASEDAQPHRVFLGEVAMKVLRASTCPVAVLPRGFS from the coding sequence GTGATCGGAGAGCACGTCGTCGTCGGATACACGCACGACTCGGGTGGACGTGACGCTCTCGCACTCGGGGCCGCCATCACCGGCGTCACCGGCGGCGAGCTGACCGTGGCCGCGATCCACCCCAAGGGGAGTCCCGGACTCGCCGTCGAGGCGCAGGCCAATCTGGCGCACGCGGCCGACCAGCTGAACGAGGTCCCCGCGGAGTACATCGCCTTCGAGAACCGCGGGACGGGCCGCGGTCTGTCGGTGCTGGCCAGCAGGATCAGGGCCGACCTGATCGTGATCGGGTCGCCTCCCGGAGGGCCGCGCGGCCGCATCGCGATCGGCAGCGCGGCCGACCACCTGCTGCACCTGTCGCCGGAGGCGGTCATGATCACGCCCTCGGGCTACCCGCCGCTCGGCGCGCCGACCCGCCTGACCCTGGCCTACGTGCACCGGCCGCAGGCCGACGAGGCGGTCGAGCGGGTGGCGCAGGCGGCGCTCAGGCTGGGTGTGCCCATGCGGCTCATCACCCTCGACCTGCGCACCGAGGACAGCGGCAAGCTCCGCGACGACCTGGCGCTGGCCGTACGGCTGGCGTGGGAGAGCACCGGCATCGAGGCGGAGGCCGAGACGGCGGAGGGCTACGACGTGACCTCCGCGCTGGCCAGTGTGGAGTGGCCGCCCGGCGAGCTGCTGGTCTGCGCGGCCAGCGAGGACGCCCAGCCGCACCGGGTCTTCCTCGGCGAGGTGGCGATGAAGGTGCTGCGCGCTTCGACCTGCCCCGTCGCCGTGCTCCCCAGGGGCTTCTCCTAA
- the pip gene encoding prolyl aminopeptidase, which yields MSLYPPIEPYEHGLLDVGDGNEIYWEVCGNPAGRPAVMLHGGPGSGCSAKHRRQWDPSAYRIVLFDQRNCGRSRPHAGDPRVSLKDNTTWHLVRDMELLREHLGIDTWQVFGGSWGSALALAYAQTHPDRVTELILRGIFTLRPAELRWFYQEGASFLFPDLWESYLAPIPEEERGDLIAAFARRLDSPDDQVRLAAARAWAQWEAATITLYPDPEHVAEYAEERKAVSFARIENHYFVNGGFFEPEQLIRDVDRIRHIPAVIVQGRYDACTPMATAWDLHKAWPEAEFHIVHDAGHAFTEPGILARLVAATDAFAVPTG from the coding sequence ATGAGCCTCTATCCACCCATCGAGCCCTACGAGCACGGCCTGCTCGACGTCGGCGACGGCAACGAGATCTACTGGGAGGTCTGCGGCAACCCCGCGGGCAGACCAGCCGTCATGCTGCACGGCGGCCCGGGCAGCGGCTGTTCGGCCAAGCACCGCCGGCAGTGGGACCCCTCGGCGTACCGGATCGTGCTGTTCGACCAGCGCAACTGCGGGCGCAGCAGGCCCCACGCGGGTGATCCGCGGGTGTCGCTGAAGGACAACACCACCTGGCACCTGGTCAGGGACATGGAGCTGCTGCGCGAGCACCTCGGCATCGACACGTGGCAGGTCTTCGGCGGGTCATGGGGCAGCGCGCTCGCGCTCGCCTACGCGCAGACGCATCCGGACAGGGTCACCGAGCTGATCCTGCGCGGCATCTTCACGCTGAGGCCGGCCGAGCTGCGCTGGTTCTACCAGGAGGGCGCCTCGTTCCTCTTCCCCGACCTGTGGGAGTCGTACCTCGCCCCCATCCCGGAGGAGGAGCGCGGCGATCTGATCGCGGCCTTCGCCCGCAGGCTCGACAGCCCCGACGACCAGGTACGGCTGGCCGCCGCCCGCGCCTGGGCGCAGTGGGAGGCGGCGACCATCACGCTCTATCCCGATCCGGAGCACGTGGCCGAGTACGCCGAGGAGCGCAAGGCCGTGTCGTTCGCCAGGATCGAGAACCACTACTTCGTCAACGGCGGGTTCTTCGAGCCCGAGCAGCTCATCCGCGACGTCGACAGGATCAGGCACATCCCCGCCGTCATCGTGCAGGGCCGCTACGACGCCTGCACGCCGATGGCCACCGCGTGGGACCTGCACAAGGCCTGGCCCGAGGCGGAGTTCCACATCGTGCACGACGCGGGGCACGCCTTCACCGAGCCTGGGATCCTCGCCAGGCTGGTGGCAGCCACTGACGCGTTCGCCGTACCAACGGGGTGA
- a CDS encoding phosphatase PAP2 family protein, which translates to MYGDIVGFAMSTPAWVHALAEVGTDAGLLLFAALFALAFWRVRAAPDRDLALTLAGPVAVVGAYVLSEAVKLLIREERPCRGGVATIAACPPVGDWSFPSNHAVIAAASAGALTLVWRRLAWLVLPLAALMAFSRVFVGVHYPHDVAIGYLFGVTMAPLLALLLVGTITPLVRRTRQWLPPAWRGSQAR; encoded by the coding sequence ATGTACGGGGACATCGTCGGCTTCGCGATGAGCACACCGGCGTGGGTGCACGCCCTCGCGGAGGTCGGGACCGACGCGGGACTTCTGCTCTTCGCGGCACTCTTCGCACTGGCGTTCTGGCGGGTCAGGGCCGCGCCCGACCGTGATCTGGCCCTCACCCTGGCCGGACCGGTCGCGGTCGTCGGCGCCTATGTGCTCAGCGAGGCCGTCAAGCTCCTCATCAGGGAGGAACGGCCGTGCAGGGGCGGGGTCGCCACCATCGCGGCCTGCCCGCCGGTCGGCGACTGGTCCTTTCCCAGCAACCATGCCGTGATCGCGGCCGCCTCCGCGGGCGCGCTGACCCTGGTGTGGCGGCGGCTGGCCTGGCTGGTGCTGCCGCTGGCCGCGCTGATGGCGTTCTCGCGCGTGTTCGTCGGTGTCCACTACCCGCACGACGTGGCGATCGGCTACCTGTTCGGCGTCACCATGGCACCCCTGCTCGCGCTGCTGCTGGTCGGCACCATCACCCCGTTGGTACGGCGAACGCGTCAGTGGCTGCCACCAGCCTGGCGAGGATCCCAGGCTCGGTGA
- the pip gene encoding prolyl aminopeptidase yields MALYPPIEPHQSGMLDVGDGNEIYWEVCGNPAGKPVVFLHGGPGGGLLPVHRQLFDPAAYRVALFDQRNCGRSRPHVRDPGVSLEHNTTWHLVQDIELLREHLGIDTWQVFGGSWGSTLALAYAQTHPGRVTELILRGIFTMRESELRWEPARDLLPDHWERFTAGVDGDLIADYRRRFADPDPSVRLAAARAWTRWEMAICNLIPDEGPIDDDLALTFAMIESHYVVNRGFLEEGQLIRDIHKIRHIPAVIVQGRYDLATPIATAWDLHRAWPEADLRIVEGAGHSGGEPAVARELVAATDRFR; encoded by the coding sequence ATGGCGCTCTACCCACCCATCGAGCCGCACCAGTCGGGCATGCTCGACGTCGGCGACGGCAACGAGATCTACTGGGAGGTCTGCGGCAACCCCGCGGGCAAGCCTGTCGTCTTCCTGCACGGCGGCCCGGGTGGCGGGCTCCTCCCCGTCCACCGGCAGCTGTTCGACCCCGCCGCCTACCGCGTCGCCCTGTTCGACCAGCGCAACTGCGGCAGGAGCCGGCCGCACGTGCGAGACCCCGGCGTGTCGCTGGAGCACAACACCACCTGGCACCTCGTCCAGGACATCGAGCTGCTGCGCGAGCACCTCGGCATCGACACCTGGCAGGTCTTCGGCGGGTCGTGGGGCAGCACGCTCGCGCTCGCCTACGCGCAGACCCATCCGGGCAGGGTCACCGAGCTGATCCTGCGCGGCATCTTCACGATGCGGGAGTCCGAGCTGCGCTGGGAGCCCGCCCGTGACCTGCTTCCCGACCACTGGGAGCGTTTCACCGCGGGCGTCGACGGCGATCTGATCGCCGACTACCGCCGCCGCTTCGCCGACCCCGACCCGTCCGTACGGCTGGCCGCCGCCAGGGCGTGGACCCGCTGGGAGATGGCGATCTGCAACCTCATCCCGGACGAGGGCCCGATCGACGACGACTTGGCCCTGACCTTCGCGATGATCGAGAGCCACTACGTGGTGAACCGCGGCTTCCTCGAGGAAGGGCAGCTCATCCGCGACATCCACAAGATCAGGCACATCCCCGCCGTCATCGTGCAGGGCCGCTACGATCTGGCCACCCCCATCGCCACGGCGTGGGACCTGCACCGGGCCTGGCCCGAGGCGGATCTCAGGATCGTGGAGGGCGCGGGGCACTCGGGCGGCGAACCCGCCGTGGCCAGGGAGCTGGTCGCCGCCACCGACCGGTTCAGGTAA